TTTGTTTTTTAAACTAGAATCTAAAACTTCTGATATATGCCACGCTATTGCTTCCCCTTCTCTATCAGGGTCAGTTGCGATATAAATATTATCTACTTGTTTTCCGTATTGATTTATTTCTTTGATAATCTTTTTTTTATTACTATCAATTACTGATCAATTTGCTTGAAAATTATTAAAATTAAAGCCTAAATTATTTTCCTTGCTAATTGTTAAGTCTCTTAAATGACCACCAGTAGCTATAACTTTAAAATCTTTACCTAAATAAGAAGATATTGTTTTAAGTTTTCCTAATCCTTCAATTATAAATAAATTCATGATCTATAGTAAATTCTCTATTTCAAATTCTGTTAATTGCAACTCTTCTTCTTTTTTCGAATTTTCTTCTTCTAAAAATGAATTTCATTCGGTATCAGATATAGCTTGTTCTTGTTTATTAAATTGAGAATAATCAAATTTTTGATCATTTATACTAATAATATTGGTTGAAGTAACTTTAAATTCTGGAAATTTATCGAATATGTTTTTGGCTTCTCTAGATTTAGTTGTTATTGATCCCTCTAGTTCGATAATATCTCCTTTTTTAGCAACTTCAGCAAAAGTACGAACCATTTTATCTCCAAAAATCCTAATAGGAAATATATTTTTGTTTTGCACTATATAGATAGTTGAATATGCTTTTTTATTTTTTTCTGTTTCATTAACGAAAACAGGAGCAATCAGTTTACCTTTTAAAATCAATTTATTAAATGTATTAATTTCTTTGTTGTTCATAATATTTTTTAGTTCCTTTCAAATAGTGTTGATGTAGTGTTAAATCCTTTTTCTCATGAATTTTTGATTTTATAAATATGATATGGAAGTTTATGTTTTTGTTTTTTAATAAAATTCTCGCTTGAAAAATTATTATTTTGCATTTGTAAATGTTTTAAATGGGTTAAATGATTTAAAGAATTATTATTTTTTTGTAATTCTCAATATTCATTTGATAATTCTTTAATTGTAAAATTGGCGATTTGATTATTTAATGAATCAATTTCCTTGTTTAAGAAAAGTTGTTTTTCTTCTTCTGAAACTAAAAGTTGATCAATCTTTTTAAAAAATAAATTTTTTAATTCTTCTAATTCTGAACTATTTTTTGTTAATTCTTGCGTTAGTTGATCTATAAATTTTTTTTCTGATTCATCCAATCTAACATATGATTTATTTTTCTTTGAAGCTATTTGTTTAAGTATTTTTAAATTGTCTCTAGCTAAATCAAGTTTCAATATATTTTTAAAATCATTTTTATAAATTAAACGATAATCATTTTTAATATCTCAAATATCTTTTTTTTGCTTATAAATAATTTCTTTATTATTTTTTTCATTCATTTTGGTTTCTAAATATTTTCCAAAACTTCTGATTTCATCAAATTTTATTTTTCCTTGTTGTCTTCATCGTAGTTCAAACTCATTAGTTTGTTTGTTTTTTACTAATCTAGTTTTTTCTTTTTCAGCAAAAACTAGATGAATATGTGGATTTTTAGTATTTACATGAACTGAAGCAAATAAATTTACTTTTTCAATTTCTAAACCTTGTCTTTTTAAAAAGTCTGGAAAGTATTCGCTAACAACTTCCATAAAATTATTTTGGGAAAAAATCTTATGTTTTTCTAAAAAAGTGCTTTCAAACGATAATTCCATATCTCAAACAATTTGTTCTTCTTCTAAGTTTTGCATTATTTTTATCGCATCTTTATTATCAATATTTTTAAATTTATTTTTAGCCAAAATTCAAAATAAGCCGGAATTATCATTTTCATTAGCTTTTAAACCATTATTTAATATTTCGCTATAAACTTTACCATTTGCTAATTCTTGATTAAAATAAACTTCATTTAGATCATGACGATAAGACGCACTTTCTCTTGTAATGTAATTAATAATATTTTTCTTAGTTTTACAAAAATAATAATTCTTTTCTTTTGATCGTTTTATAGAATAAAACTTTTTAAACACTAATAAAGCACTCTTAGACATCACTCCCCAATCTATTTCAATTAAATATTTGTCCTATCTTACTGTTAAACTTTAAATGTAATAAACTTATATATAAATAACGAAAATATCTATTATTATTTATTCTTACCGAATAAATAATATTTATGCAACATGTTTTGGACTATATAAAAACCAATATGCAAAATAGGACTAATATTTAATTAAAATCGAATATTAAAAAATACTAATTTCAAATTAGCTTAATAATTCTTGCATTTAAAAACAAAATACTTTAACTTATTCTTACCGAAGCTTTAACTTATACATTTCCAAATTAGCTTATATTACAAACTAAAAGTTTGAACTGTTTTTTTGTTAATTAAATGATAAGTTTTAAAAATCCCTCTATTAGTAACTTTTCTAAAAAAGGTTATTGAAATATTAAAAAAAGTTAATAGAAAATTTTTCAATTTTAAATTTTTAATCATTCTAGATATTAAACTTTTTTTCAAATTAAATGAATAAAAAAAGTTAAATGTGAAAGATGCTTGCTTTTCTTTTTCAATAGTTAAAATAGTGCACTCTTGTTCTATCCAATTAGAATCAGTTGTTTTTAATTGTCATGCACATATCTCATTTATTTTTTTAGTTTTTTTGTAACTAATATTTTTTGAATTTTTAGAACTCAAAAAAATTATTGAGCGTATAAATAAAATTTGGTTTGCACTAAATTTATCATTTTGGAAAAAATGTAAAATTTCATTTTTGTGAATTTTGGAATATTGATTTTTACCAGAATTAAATATTTTAACTTTCACAAAAATTTCATTATTTTCTACTTTTATAAATTTCATTTTTTTCAAGTCATTTATCGCTTGATAAAAACTTGATTTAGCTAAATTAATCCCTTCGTCATTTAATAGTTTTCAAATTGTAAAGATTGAACATTTTTTAGATTTTATTTTTCTTAAAATTTCAACAATTAAAATTAGTAAAACTCAGCTATTTTTCTTAGAACTAATTTTTTGTAAAATTCAATTATCTAAGTAAAATCATTTTTTCCTTCTGCTTAAAATTTTTTCCATATCACATTCCTTTTTTGAAATTATTTTAAAAATGTGATAAAATTTAATTGGTCATTTGTTTTCGCTTTTCGCGGAAACTTTTTTTTATCCCATTTTTAATTTTGATTAAAATGAAATTTTGATTAAGTTAGATTTTTATTTTTAGAACGAGTTAATAAAAAATTCCAACCCTTTACGAGTTGGAATTTTTCGACTCCAGAATTTTGAACTGACTCAATAAATATTAATTAAAACTATTAAAAATTACAAGATTATTACAAGAAAATAATGAAAGGGTCGAAAAATTTCGCCCCATAATTTTTATTAACTTCATTAATAAAAACCGCTTTACAAGCGGAATTAAAAGAAGGGGATATCCCCTTCACTCCTTTAATAGTAAACAGGGAGTATAAAATATTATAAATTGTAGTACAATGTTTTTATAATAAAAACTACTGGTGCACTTCAATTTGCATTTTAGGAAAAAACAGATGTTAAAAAACATCTGTTTTTTTACAACTAAAAGTTGTTTGTGCATCTATAAGCCGCGTTCTGTACTTTAAAAAAGCGTCAATTATTTATCTAGATTTATAAAAATCTCTCTATTTTTATTCATTTCTAAAAATAAAGTTCCCCTACCTTTATTTGGGTTTCTAGCTCATGGAGTTTACCGCGTTTCACCTTAATTAAATAAGCTCGTCTCTGTGGCACTTGTCGTCTAGGCTTGGATTTATTAGATCCAACATGAACACTACTATCATCTCAGATAGTGCTAGCGCGGACTTTCCTCTACAATTTAATTGCAGCAATTGACCGATGCATATTTTATTTTAACAAATAAAGAGAAAAAACCTATTTTTTTCTTTTCTGTAAAAATAAAAAGAAAAAAGAAATATTAAATATAAAAATGATTAAAAAAATAAAATTAATAATATTTATTTTACTTATTGTGTCAATTTCTAGTGGAGCTTTTTTATTTTTTAAACAAGAACAAAAACAAATTGAACAATCACAAACTATTTTTATAAAAGTATCAGGGGCTGTAAATTATAGTGGAGTTTTACCTTTTAAAAAAGGAGTTAAGTTAAGGGAAGTATTTTTCAAATTTTTCCTTAAATCAAATGCTGATATTTCTTCTTTTGACTTGGAAGAAAAAATATTTGAAAATAAAAATTTTTTTATTCAAGAAAAGAAAGAAAATAAGAAAAGTATTCTTGATGTAAATGAAAAAGATCTAGAAAAAATTTCAATCAGAGAAAAGATTATTGTTAAATTAATGGAATTTATTTTAAAAAACAAAGGAAATAAAGTAACATGAGAGGATTTTTTAAAAATACCAGGAATTGGGGAAAAAACTTTAAACCTTTTAAAGAAAGAATTCACTATTTAATTTGTTATATAATTTATTTTATCTTTTCAATTTTAACTTTTTTATTTAAGATATACTCTTTTTCTTTAGTGAATTTTTCGATACTTATCCTTTTCTTGATAAAGAGAGAATACAAAAAAATTTGAATTCTAATTATTATTAGTTGTTTTTCTTTTTTAAAAATATATATGGATGAACAAATTCTAGAAAACGAGGAAATTGATATTAGTAATATAAAGTTTACTAAAGTCGCAAAAAATAATTATATATTTTTAATTAATGGAAAAAATGTATTAATACAAAATTACAATATAGAAGAAAATTATAGTTATATTTTAAAAGGAAAAATATCAAAAATTGAATATAAAAATTACAAATTATCATGATATTTGTTTTTAAAATCTAAAAATATTGTTTATGAAATGAAGTCAATAGAATTTATAAATAAATTTAGTAGAATAGATAATATTTTGTTTAGGATTAAAAATTTTATTTCTTCAGGTAAAGAAAATTATAAAAAAATTATTCCTTTACTACTTATATCGGAAAACAATTATGATCAAAGTTCAGTTGTTGAAAAATTAAAGTCAATATCTATTTATCATCTTTTTGTTATATCAGGCTTTCACATCACTTTAATTAGTAAATTACTTAAAAAAATACTCACTTTTATAAAACTAGATTTTTTTTATAGTCTTTTTATTTGAATCTTATTTGTTTTATTTTACTTACTCATTTTAAACTTTGCTATTTCTGCACTTAGGGCATTTATTTTTCTTTTATTTTTAGAAATAAACGGAAAATTGTTAAAAAATAAATTCTCAAAAATAGAAATTTTACTTTTTACAGCTTTATTATTTATATTTGTAAATTTTTATATCATATTTTCCTTCTCTTTTATTTTAACTTTTTTGATAACTTTGAACATTTTATATATACTAGAGTTTAATATAAAATCAAAATTATTAAATACCTTTTTTATAAGTTTTACTTCTAGCTTTTTGAGTTATTTTATTTTAAATCTAACTAAAAAATACGATTACAATGTTTTATCAACTTTTAATTCCATTATTTTCTCATGAATAGTTTCTTTATTTTATGCTATTTCAATTTTTTTAATCTTTTGAAAAGATTTTTTAAATTATTTAAGTTGACTTTTTTTAAAATTAATAGATTATTACATTAACTTCCAAGTTTTTTTGAAAATAAATTTAGATTTTTTATTTTTTTTAAATATAATTTTTATATATTTTGTTAGCTTAGAATCTATAAGAATAAAAATTTTTAATAACTATAAAATTTTTACATATAAGGAGTAAAGTGTATTTTTTTTACGGAAATGAAGAATTTTTAATAAATAAAGAAATTAAAAAAATAATTAATAAAAATAAAAATTATAAAGTAATTTACTTAAATGATAGTAGTGAAGAAGAAATTATAGAAAAAATTAATGAAAAAAATTTATTTTCCGAAAAAGAAATAATAGTTATAAAAAATAAGGATTTTTTTTTAAAAAATAGCCCTAATTTTAATAATCATATAAATGATTTTATAAACGAAAATAACAATAAAGATAAAATAGTAATTTTTTATTTAAACGTAGAAAAAACAGAGAAAAAAGTTTTTTCTAGTCACTTATTTAAACTTCTTATTTCTTTACCGAATCGAAAACAATTTAATAAAATTAGTGATAAGGAAAAATCTGAATACATTAAAAAGATTGTTCAATTTAAAAATGGGAAAATAAGCGAAATTGATGCTATTAAACTTTCTTTAATTTTACCCAATGATCTTTATACAATTTCGTATGAAATAGATAAATTATTAAACTATGACAGTGAAATTAATTCAGAAAATATTGATAATTTAGCATATCATTTTAACCTTGAAAGCGATTTTGCTATAATAGATTCTCTTTTAAAAATGGATTATTTCGAAATGAAAAGTACTTTTTTAAAAAAAATTTCACAAGGAATAGGTGTTAATAATTTGATATCACAAATATTTTCGTTTTTAAACATAATTTTTGCATCTAATTTGTATAAAGATAAAAAAATGGATGATAAAACTTTATCGGAAATAATAAACGTTCATCCATTTAGATTAAAGAAAGCGAAAGAATTTTTAAAGAAAAATAATATAGAAATAATAAATAAAATGATATCAAAATTATCAGAAATAGATTTCAATATAAAAAATGGTACATTAAAAGAAGAAGAGGGGTTTGAAAAATTTTTGTTTTTAATTTTTGAATTAAATAACAAATTTTAATTAATATGAAAAAAAATTATTATGAATTATTAACTAATAGATTTTATGATTCTAATAGTTCAGGAGTGGGTGATTACTTAGGAGTTGCTCTAAAAGAAGAATATTTTAATAATTTGGAAATAGATGAACTAATAATTCCGTCATTTTTAGATAATTATTCTGAAATAAAAGACAAAAAATTTATTAAACATCATTATGGAAGCATAGAAGATTTAAAAAATATGATTATGTTTTTTCATAAAAAAAGAAAAAAAGTGAATATGATTTTTGATTTTAAAAAATCTGATCTTTATTTTAAAAACTTAAAAAACTATGAAATAATATCAAATTTAGAAGATAATTATCCTTTAGAAAATATAAATAATACTTTTTCCTTTTTTGTTGACAGTGAAGTAACTAAAATTATTGACTTAAAATGATTAAGATCTGAAAAAAAAGATAATTTTTTAAAAATAATAGAAATATATTTATCTTTAGGTATTGATGGAATAGTATTTAAAAACATTTTGTATACAAATGAACCTAATTTAAAATTCGATACTAATTCACATATAATTATGAATAATTTAATAGAAAAAATAAAATATTTAGATAATAAGATTAAGTTATACGGAGTTTTAGATTTTTCATTTTTTAAACATTATCAGAAAAATAATTTTAAAAAATTTAAATTTGATGATTTTTTCTTCGATTTTTACTCTAATTATTGAATTGAAAAAAAATTTGATAATGAATTTAATAAAAAATATTCAGTCATTAGAAATTGAGTTTTTATTAGAAAAATGCTTTTATATAAAGAGAATTATGCCTTTATATTAAACAACGAACAATACGGGAGAATTTCTTCAAGATTGGCAGAAAATAGAGAAGATATAAACTTATTTAAAAAAATGCTTTTCGCAATTTTTATTTTAAATAATAAAAATGACTATTTTTTTCAAGGAGATGAAATAG
This genomic interval from Mesomycoplasma molare contains the following:
- the mobL gene encoding relaxase MobL translates to MSKSALLVFKKFYSIKRSKEKNYYFCKTKKNIINYITRESASYRHDLNEVYFNQELANGKVYSEILNNGLKANENDNSGLFWILAKNKFKNIDNKDAIKIMQNLEEEQIVWDMELSFESTFLEKHKIFSQNNFMEVVSEYFPDFLKRQGLEIEKVNLFASVHVNTKNPHIHLVFAEKEKTRLVKNKQTNEFELRWRQQGKIKFDEIRSFGKYLETKMNEKNNKEIIYKQKKDIWDIKNDYRLIYKNDFKNILKLDLARDNLKILKQIASKKNKSYVRLDESEKKFIDQLTQELTKNSSELEELKNLFFKKIDQLLVSEEEKQLFLNKEIDSLNNQIANFTIKELSNEYWELQKNNNSLNHLTHLKHLQMQNNNFSSENFIKKQKHKLPYHIYKIKNSWEKGFNTTSTLFERN
- a CDS encoding MAG0490 family ComEA-like DNA-binding protein, producing MIKKIKLIIFILLIVSISSGAFLFFKQEQKQIEQSQTIFIKVSGAVNYSGVLPFKKGVKLREVFFKFFLKSNADISSFDLEEKIFENKNFFIQEKKENKKSILDVNEKDLEKISIREKIIVKLMEFILKNKGNKVTWEDFLKIPGIGEKTLNLLKKEFTI
- a CDS encoding MAG0480 family ComEC-like protein; this encodes MRGFFKNTRNWGKNFKPFKERIHYLICYIIYFIFSILTFLFKIYSFSLVNFSILILFLIKREYKKIWILIIISCFSFLKIYMDEQILENEEIDISNIKFTKVAKNNYIFLINGKNVLIQNYNIEENYSYILKGKISKIEYKNYKLSWYLFLKSKNIVYEMKSIEFINKFSRIDNILFRIKNFISSGKENYKKIIPLLLISENNYDQSSVVEKLKSISIYHLFVISGFHITLISKLLKKILTFIKLDFFYSLFIWILFVLFYLLILNFAISALRAFIFLLFLEINGKLLKNKFSKIEILLFTALLFIFVNFYIIFSFSFILTFLITLNILYILEFNIKSKLLNTFFISFTSSFLSYFILNLTKKYDYNVLSTFNSIIFSWIVSLFYAISIFLIFWKDFLNYLSWLFLKLIDYYINFQVFLKINLDFLFFLNIIFIYFVSLESIRIKIFNNYKIFTYKE
- the holA gene encoding DNA polymerase III subunit delta; this encodes MYFFYGNEEFLINKEIKKIINKNKNYKVIYLNDSSEEEIIEKINEKNLFSEKEIIVIKNKDFFLKNSPNFNNHINDFINENNNKDKIVIFYLNVEKTEKKVFSSHLFKLLISLPNRKQFNKISDKEKSEYIKKIVQFKNGKISEIDAIKLSLILPNDLYTISYEIDKLLNYDSEINSENIDNLAYHFNLESDFAIIDSLLKMDYFEMKSTFLKKISQGIGVNNLISQIFSFLNIIFASNLYKDKKMDDKTLSEIINVHPFRLKKAKEFLKKNNIEIINKMISKLSEIDFNIKNGTLKEEEGFEKFLFLIFELNNKF
- a CDS encoding alpha-amylase family glycosyl hydrolase → MKKNYYELLTNRFYDSNSSGVGDYLGVALKEEYFNNLEIDELIIPSFLDNYSEIKDKKFIKHHYGSIEDLKNMIMFFHKKRKKVNMIFDFKKSDLYFKNLKNYEIISNLEDNYPLENINNTFSFFVDSEVTKIIDLKWLRSEKKDNFLKIIEIYLSLGIDGIVFKNILYTNEPNLKFDTNSHIIMNNLIEKIKYLDNKIKLYGVLDFSFFKHYQKNNFKKFKFDDFFFDFYSNYWIEKKFDNEFNKKYSVIRNWVFIRKMLLYKENYAFILNNEQYGRISSRLAENREDINLFKKMLFAIFILNNKNDYFFQGDEIGQENIHFLSQEDLGEDLFSYKKRLLEEKGINKENFFANRSKLSKNNNMTSFAWNSEKGMGFNKQEKNYFKKPIEFKSNNLTKNFKDPNSLFNWIKELLYFKKMFFEESEKIKCTKINLNFPNLSVLKYKIIFSKCEFLIFINLSKKTKKIYVNRNKFELKINSLKDKIEDKSILEISKYQVLLFQKK